One window from the genome of Myxococcales bacterium encodes:
- a CDS encoding efflux RND transporter permease subunit, which yields MWISDFAIRKPIVTIVMMIVLMVFGLVDLTQRETDEFPEVDMPVVAVSIPYPGASPGVVERELIDPLEEQFQSITGVDTINSTAVDGYASIIVMFTFEKDQQEAMQDIRDRIDLVRNDLPSQVEEPMLYKFSFSDFPIVSLTLASATLSLAELTALADPSLKRALTSLAGVASVDILGGIERELAVEVRPNDLQARNVSVGQIVQVVQSENLAVPVGRLNSELDERTIRLRGRLSSVNDFEQIVVSRSGDQVVRLGDVADVKDGHQEARSASFYNGKAAVSIDIKKAKGYSTTDVSARVLAKVAELQKTLPEGTQIEVVRDSGQRVAESVEGVQTSLIEGALLTILVVFIFLKSWRSTVITSLALPVSVISAFIAVYAFGFTLNTMSLLGLSLAIGILVDDAIVVRENIVRHMEMGKDHLHRRARGHRGNRPCGRRDNLLHRRRLRAHRLYGRHGRTVVRAICADHRLLGAGVTFCLIHA from the coding sequence TGCCGGTGGTGGCCGTTTCCATCCCATATCCGGGCGCCTCCCCAGGCGTGGTCGAGCGCGAGCTCATCGATCCTCTCGAGGAGCAGTTTCAGTCGATCACCGGCGTCGATACGATTAATTCCACGGCGGTCGATGGCTACGCGTCGATCATCGTGATGTTCACCTTCGAAAAAGATCAGCAAGAGGCGATGCAAGACATCCGCGACCGCATCGACCTGGTCCGCAATGATCTGCCGTCGCAGGTCGAAGAGCCGATGCTCTATAAGTTTTCGTTTTCGGATTTTCCGATCGTGTCGCTCACCTTGGCGTCAGCGACGTTGTCGCTCGCCGAACTCACCGCGCTCGCTGATCCAAGTCTTAAACGCGCGCTCACCTCGCTGGCCGGCGTCGCCAGCGTCGACATTCTTGGCGGCATCGAGCGCGAGCTTGCGGTCGAGGTGCGCCCCAACGATTTGCAGGCGCGCAATGTTTCGGTCGGCCAGATCGTGCAGGTCGTGCAGAGCGAAAATCTCGCGGTGCCGGTAGGGCGGCTTAACAGCGAGCTCGATGAGCGGACGATTCGGCTGCGCGGGCGCCTTAGCAGCGTCAACGACTTTGAGCAAATCGTGGTTAGCCGAAGCGGCGACCAAGTGGTGCGCCTCGGCGACGTCGCCGACGTGAAAGATGGCCATCAAGAGGCGCGCTCGGCGTCGTTTTACAACGGCAAGGCCGCGGTCAGCATCGACATCAAGAAGGCCAAGGGCTATAGCACCACCGACGTGAGCGCCCGCGTGCTAGCCAAGGTGGCCGAGCTGCAAAAAACGTTGCCAGAGGGCACCCAGATCGAAGTGGTGCGTGATTCCGGCCAGCGCGTCGCCGAGTCGGTGGAGGGCGTGCAGACCTCGCTCATCGAAGGCGCCTTGCTCACCATTTTGGTGGTCTTTATCTTTCTCAAATCTTGGCGCTCGACGGTCATTACCAGCCTTGCCTTGCCGGTCTCCGTGATTTCAGCCTTCATCGCGGTCTACGCGTTTGGCTTCACGCTAAACACCATGTCGCTGCTTGGGCTGTCGCTCGCGATTGGTATCTTGGTCGACGACGCCATCGTGGTGCGGGAAAATATAGTTCGGCATATGGAGATGGGCAAGGACCACCTACACCGCCGCGCGCGAGGGCACCGCGGAAATCGGCCTTGCGGTCGCCGCGACAACCTTCTCCATCGTCGTCGTCTTCGTGCCCATCGCCTTTATGGGCGGCATGGCCGAACAGTGGTTCGCGCCATTTGCGCTGACCATCGCCTGCTCGGTGCTGGTGTCACTTTTTGTCTCATTCACGCTTGA